The Argentina anserina chromosome 3, drPotAnse1.1, whole genome shotgun sequence genome includes a region encoding these proteins:
- the LOC126787841 gene encoding non-specific lipid transfer protein GPI-anchored 2-like isoform X1 — MPTSSNKMTTSPFLATFAVFFMLAFHGCGVSAQAPAPAPEASTDCISELMTMADCLTYVEEGSNLTKPDKACCPELASLVNRNPVCLCYLLQKNSTSSYGIEIDLNRALDLPSVCKVETPPTSDCALLGIPVEAPMASEGPSSANAPGGSELAPQGPSASPGNLTDSGPSTAAKSITAVFVGLAIASLPAFF; from the exons ATGCCTACTTCATCAAACAAAATGACTACTTCACCATTTCTTGCCACCTTCGCCGTGTTTTTCATGCTCGCATTCCATGGCTGCGGTGTCTCGGCGCAGGCTCCCGCCCCGGCTCCGGAGGCGTCGACGGACTGCATCTCGGAGTTGATGACGATGGCAGACTGCCTGACGTACGTGGAGGAAGGAAGCAACTTGACGAAGCCGGACAAGGCTTGCTGCCCAGAGCTGGCGTCGCTGGTGAACAGAAACCCCGTGTGCTTGTGTTACTTGCTTCAGAAGAACAGCACCAGCAGCTACGGCATTGAAATCGACCTGAACAGAGCTCTTGATCTCCCTTCTGTCTGCAAAGTTGAAACCCCTCCTACTAGCGACTGTGCAC TTCTTGGAATTCCAGTGGAAGCTCCCATGGCTTCTGAAGGGCCTAGTAGTGCTAACGCACCTG GTGGTTCGGAGCTAGCACCACAAGGACCTTCTGCTTCACCAGGAAACCTAACAGACAGTGGACCTTCAACTGCTGCTAAATCCATCACGGCAGTCTTTGTTGGCCTAGCAATAGCATCACTTCCTGCATtcttttga
- the LOC126787841 gene encoding non-specific lipid transfer protein GPI-anchored 2-like isoform X2 has product MPTSSNKMTTSPFLATFAVFFMLAFHGCGVSAQAPAPAPEASTDCISELMTMADCLTYVEEGSNLTKPDKACCPELASLVNRNPVCLCYLLQKNSTSSYGIEIDLNRALDLPSVCKVETPPTSDCALGIPVEAPMASEGPSSANAPGGSELAPQGPSASPGNLTDSGPSTAAKSITAVFVGLAIASLPAFF; this is encoded by the exons ATGCCTACTTCATCAAACAAAATGACTACTTCACCATTTCTTGCCACCTTCGCCGTGTTTTTCATGCTCGCATTCCATGGCTGCGGTGTCTCGGCGCAGGCTCCCGCCCCGGCTCCGGAGGCGTCGACGGACTGCATCTCGGAGTTGATGACGATGGCAGACTGCCTGACGTACGTGGAGGAAGGAAGCAACTTGACGAAGCCGGACAAGGCTTGCTGCCCAGAGCTGGCGTCGCTGGTGAACAGAAACCCCGTGTGCTTGTGTTACTTGCTTCAGAAGAACAGCACCAGCAGCTACGGCATTGAAATCGACCTGAACAGAGCTCTTGATCTCCCTTCTGTCTGCAAAGTTGAAACCCCTCCTACTAGCGACTGTGCAC TTGGAATTCCAGTGGAAGCTCCCATGGCTTCTGAAGGGCCTAGTAGTGCTAACGCACCTG GTGGTTCGGAGCTAGCACCACAAGGACCTTCTGCTTCACCAGGAAACCTAACAGACAGTGGACCTTCAACTGCTGCTAAATCCATCACGGCAGTCTTTGTTGGCCTAGCAATAGCATCACTTCCTGCATtcttttga